Sequence from the Equus asinus isolate D_3611 breed Donkey chromosome 5, EquAss-T2T_v2, whole genome shotgun sequence genome:
aatcctcctctttttgctgaggaagactggccctgagctaacaaccatgcccatcttcctctactttatatgtgggacgcctgccacagcatggcttgccaagcggtgccgtgtcctcacccaggatccgaacccaccaacctcgggccgccgaagtggaacatgggcacttaactgctgcaccaccgggccggccataataaaatcttaaaaaaaaaaaaaaaatgaatgaatttcacaGATACATTGTTGAATAAAAGGGGCCAGAACAAGAGTCATATTTTGTGAGGTTCAAAAACCAGAAAAACTAAGCTGtggaaacagaaatcagaacagtatCTAACTTTTGGAGGGGTattcctgggtggggacatggggAAACCTGCCAGGACCATTCTATCTTGATCTGGGCGGTGTATACATAGATATATTCGCATggaaaaattcatcaagctgcaCACTTAAGTTTTAACTCTACGtaagaaaagaatacatactgaAAAGTACTAAAGTAATATATAGGTAGGGAACATTTATATAATCTTAAGAGACAGGAGAAGTCTTTTTAAGCATGAGCCCAAAGATAAAAACTACAGACAGAAAAATttaacttcataaaaataaaaatataaaacttctacGTGGCAAACAAGCCAGGAAAATTTATTTGCAATTTAcataacaaagaattaaaaattttaatacagaAGAAGCActcacaaatcaataaaaaaaagacaagggcATATCTAGgatatttacaaaaaaatacaaatagccattaaacatgtaaaaaaagagtacaaattaaaacaagatactatTTTTCACTCATGAGataggcaaaaatgaaaaatacatacaGAATTGGTGTCGGTTTGGGAAATAGCATTCTCATATATTACTGGCGGAGCTATAGATTGACTCAACTTCTCTGAAGggcatttttaaatatagtacttttttttttttttttaagattttattttttcctttttctccccaaagccccccggtacatagttgtgtattcttcgttgtgggttcttctagttgtggcatgtgggacgctgcctcagcgtggtctgatgagcagtgccatgtccgcgcccaggacttgaaccaacgaaacactgggccgcctgcagcggagcgcgagaacttaaccactcggccacggggccagccccttaaatatAGTACTTTTAAAAGACCAAAATGAGTGCATTTCCTTAATCAAGCAATTCCACAACTAAaaatttatcttaaggaaaaaatattacaagCTTGTAAAATGTTTGTACAATGATGGTCAATgccaaaagcaacaaaataaatttgcataaGTGATCCCATACAAATTTTGAAATAGCTACTCTTTATGCAGCACATATGAGCTAATTTTATACATTATCTCCTTTAGTTGTCACAAGAGCTCTGTGAGTTattatattatttccattttcctctgcagatgagaaaattgttGGTCAGAGAAATAATGAGATGTGCCCAAGCTCAACAATCTAGAAAGTGGCAGATACAGAATTAAAACAAACTTGGTCTGACTCCAACAGCCAAGGTTCTTTAATTTAGATTACATTTATTGACAAGGAAAAACATATATCACAGTGGTAAATAAAAATGCAGTTTATAGAACAGCTGCACAGTTTGATTCCATTttgtaaaatacacacatacctatAGATATTAGACATATAGATTTGCATGGGGAAAATTCTAGAAGGatatacatcaaaatgttaataaaagtTATAACTCAtgtttgggaaattttttttcttcacacttgtttttctcatttttctacaaTGATTACATTTAActtataaatggaaaaacaaatctaCAAAACCAATGTCCTTTGAAGTTGCAAATCACAGCCTATCACTTATTTTACTCCAAACCCAGAGTCCATTTGCACCACACAttttcaaatacataaataaggcAGATCATTCATATATTTCTGTTCAACAAACAtgtcttgagcacctactatgttctAGGTACTCTTACATAAATGATTCTACCTCAGTGTACCTGGATTCTGCTCCAACTCTGGTTCCTAACCCTCACCCTCCCTTCTGCTATAAGGCCATTGGACAGTGTGATTTTAGAACCCCTTCTCACTgcatctcctctcctccctcctgccctccagccGTATATGTCTAATTCAACAAGAAAACACCTTGAGGTTTGAGTTCCTACAGCCAAGACAGCCCCTCCCAGAAAGGATGGAAAACAGCTGCTCAgcttgagagagagaagaggatgctCCCGCATCAAGGAACTGCGGAGGGGTgtgtgagggtgagggtggggaggagggcaaacTCTCCTCTCTATACTAATGGTGAGGAAAGATCCATATGACTTTGGTAACATGAGCGTTAGGAGGACTAAACTCTTCCTGGTACCAGTGAAAACAGCATCGGCACTGTTTGTAAAGGCAGGattaaaaaatggtttaaaacaattaaaagaaaaaacacaccaCCATACCAATTGGAGCCTAAAGAAGAATAACGTTTAGCAGGACCATTGaatagcacagtgcccagcacagccgACGAGGTGGGGATTTGACTTAACGACTGCAGTACCCTCTGTTCAGGCAGGGGCCCTCGTGTGGTGGGACGCGTGATCGATTATCGGCTAACTAACATTCTGTTGTCGATTAGAGGGGGTGGTACCTGAACAAGCCGATTTCACACACACCGCTGTGAACCTCCGCAAGGAAACGAAGAGGGTGCCGCCCTAGAGCACCAATTCACCGGGCCCTGACGCCCAGCGTGTGGTCATCACCTCTCCCCTGTGCTCCCGTCCACACTGCGCGTCACCCGCCGCCGCACTCCAGGCTGCGCCCAGAGCGAGGCAGCCCTTCCCGGGGCATCAGCGGGCACCTCGCTCCCGGCCAGGCGGCCGCCCGCGCGCCCGGAAGAGACCGTGCGCTGAGGCCGGAACAAAGCCCGTGGGCATCATCGTCGCGCGCTCCCCGAAGGTCACCTAGACGACCCGGCCCCGCCCCACCCACAGCGTCTGGCAACCTAGACCACAGACCAGCCCGGAAGGAGGCAAAAAATGGAAGGGCCTCTAGAAGAGGATCCGGGGGAATCCTTGAGACCTGAAAGCACAGCCAAGTCCCCAAATGACAGCCACACAGGTGACCAGGAAGACAACTGGGAGAACCAGAACGAAGAGGAGGCAGATGACCAGACTACCCAAAGATTATCTCACCAGGCTAAACCCAGAATATTTGGCCAAACTGGCTACAAAGGAACTGAACACCTTGGGCGCAGAACATCTGATCAGGCTGACCTCGGAGCATCCAACTATGCTAACGTTGATGCTCATGGAGTGCCTGAGCAGGTTGACCGAAGAATGTCTGAAGGGACAGACAGCAAGGCATCTGGCCGAGCTGATCATGTAGAGACTGAACAGACTGACAGCCAGATGTCTGTTCCAGGTGAGCAAGGAACTTCTGAACAGATGGAACCAAGATTGTCCAGACAGACTGAAAGCAAAAGAGCCTCTGAACAGAGTGACCACAGAATGTCTGGCTGGGCCAACCAAAGCACCTCTGAACAGATTTACAGCAGATTGTCTGGCCTAGTTCAAGGAAAAATTCCTGCACAGATTGACCATACAATGCCTGCCCCGGTTGACCACAGAGCATCTATAAAGACTCACCACACAACGTTTGCCCAAGCTGTTCAGCTAGCAGAACAACAGGCTGCTGACCAAGCTGACAGCAGTGTTGATAACCTGACGGTTGACAGGGCTGACAACAGTGAATCTGACCAGGTTGACCACTTTATGAACGAAGGCGACAATGACACAGAAGCCAACCTGTTTGACTATGGAGCACATGGCCAGTCTGACGACGAAATATTTACCCTATTTGGCCCCAGCAAGGAGAGCGAAGAGGCTGACTTCAGAATAGAACCCTGTACATTTGAGGCTAGCCAAACAGACCTCAGCAATTCCAAAATTTCAACTGAAACTGACACTGAAAATGTAACT
This genomic interval carries:
- the TEX55 gene encoding testis-specific expressed protein 55; the protein is MEGPLEEDPGESLRPESTAKSPNDSHTGDQEDNWENQNEEEADDQTTQRLSHQAKPRIFGQTGYKGTEHLGRRTSDQADLGASNYANVDAHGVPEQVDRRMSEGTDSKASGRADHVETEQTDSQMSVPGEQGTSEQMEPRLSRQTESKRASEQSDHRMSGWANQSTSEQIYSRLSGLVQGKIPAQIDHTMPAPVDHRASIKTHHTTFAQAVQLAEQQAADQADSSVDNLTVDRADNSESDQVDHFMNEGDNDTEANLFDYGAHGQSDDEIFTLFGPSKESEEADFRIEPCTFEASQTDLSNSKISTETDTENVTDTQVFDSLDGRFINNFQAKDQALSQRLPSISSKPDYVSRQETTQAIETKRDDASEYRKGKSSLVHSQTYRRWFPPTVYEDPYQISLQYVEKHHILQIFQQITENLVYEKPEDPLRFMLSQISSFSSTIC